In one Silene latifolia isolate original U9 population chromosome 10, ASM4854445v1, whole genome shotgun sequence genomic region, the following are encoded:
- the LOC141607848 gene encoding uncharacterized protein LOC141607848, with product MLSAQFIKTDDGQLYKKMAQGVLLRCIDKPTAEKVMEEVFDGECGPHMNAHMLVRKIIRLGYYWTTMETDCCKYVRHYYNCQIFANWVEAKSYKVLKAKQVAQFIQNRIICRYGVPHEFISDYGTYFQAETAVILEKYKIKYHKSSPYRPQTNGAVEAANKTVTVILRKMSDNYREWPKKIPFALWGYRTSITTATGETPYYLVYGMEAVQPVGLEIPSLRILLESQVPEVDWFQARYDSLVMLHEWRFNALYHVQLY from the exons ATGTTATCCGCTCAATTTATTAAGACCGATGATgggcaattgtacaagaagatGGCTCAAGGTGTTTTGTTGCGATGCATCGATAAACCAACGGCTGAGAAGGTTATGGAGGAAGTCTTTGACGGTGAATGTGGGCCACACATGAATGCTCATATGTTAGTCCGTAAGATCATAAGGCTTGGTtattattggacaacgatggaaACAGATTGTTGCAAATATGTCAGGCACTATTACAATTGTCAGATATTCGCGAAT tgggtagaggcTAAGTCTTACAAGGTGCTAAAAGCGAAGCAAGTAGCACAGTTCATTCAAAATCGCATTATTTGCCGGTACGGAGTACCACATGAGTTCATCAGCGATTACGGAACTTATTTCCAAGCAGAGACCGCagttatacttgaaaagtataaaatcaaatatcACAAGTCATCACCATACCGACCACAGACGAATGGTGCGGTAGAGGCTGCTAATAAAACAGTTACAGTCATTTTGAGGAAGATGTCTGACAACTATAGGGAGTGGCCAAAGAAGATACCCTTCGCATTGTGGGGGTATAGAACTTCAATTACAACAGCAACCGGTGAAACCCCGTATTACTTGGTATACGGAATGGAAGCGGTTCAACCAGTTgggctagaaataccatccttaagGATCCTACTGGAAAGCCAGGTTCCTGAAGTAGATTGGTTTCAAGCAAGATATGACTCACTCGTTATGCTTCATGAGTGGCGTTTCAACGCGTTATACCACGTCCAACTCTACTAG
- the LOC141607849 gene encoding uncharacterized protein LOC141607849: MAVQVKTASFCIKIADEDEDMMESDSSVNFDGGFAEAAGVDANGVAGGLWVGWKKEARMSLIEACNNFMVLSVEKLNGRLWYLILFYGASKFELREKVFEELEDYLQQLNHPYLIVGDFNQVEYGSDKLSTRNDYIRGACSFNNWKLRSELLDIPFKRPRFTWCNNRKGEHRVYERLDKALGSKEWFTIFHDMGIKHYPIQISDHAPIEIDLNLTTIKGKKPYKLYAWVLDYSGVYTGY; this comes from the exons ATGGCTGTGCAGGTAAAGACGGCTAGTTTTTGTATCAAGATTGctgatgaagatgaagatatgaTGGAGTCTGACTCCTCTGTGAACTTTGATGGTggctttgcggag GCCGCCGGTGTTGATGCTAATGGAGTTGCGGGTGGTCTTTGGGTTGGTTGGAAGAAAGAGGCTAGGATGAGCCTTATAGAGGCGTGTAATAATTTTATGGTTTTATCCGTCGAGAAATTAAATGGGCGTTTATGGTATCTTATTTTGTTTTATGGTGCTTCTAAATTTGAGTTAAGGGAAAAGGTTTTCGAGGAATTAGAGGATTACTTGCAACAACTAAATCATCCATACCTTATTGTGGGGGATTTCAACCAAGTGGAGTATGGGAGCGATAAGTTAAGTACTCGGAATGACTACATACGCGGTGCTTGTTCCTTTAATAATTGGAAATTGCGGAGTGAGCTTTTAGATATACCCTTTAAGAGGCCTAGGTTTACTTGGTGTAACAATAGGAAAGGTGAACATAGGGTTTATGAGCGCCTTGATAAGGCTCTAGGATCTAAGGAATGGTTTACTATTTTTCATGACATGGGTATTAAACATTATCCGATTCAGATTTCTGATCATGCACCTATTGAAATTGATTTAAACCTTACCACTATCAAGGGAAAGAAACCTTATAAGTTATATGCTTGGGTTTTGGATTACTCGGGAGTGTATACAGGTTATTAG